In Pecten maximus chromosome 10, xPecMax1.1, whole genome shotgun sequence, one genomic interval encodes:
- the LOC117336474 gene encoding syntaxin-7-like, translating into MASNDFPSYGSTVRQYRDDPDHTDYSDRPNVSRYSDTCDQVSGNISNINSGANSLERAMKIIGTDRDSVQLRDRIHDTSQKTKRIVQETTKLMKTLASMRHLERQQKFKIDRLQSDFEEAVRRFTTLQKNAAEKVKTSVKLSTPKSQDLLSGGWDDGDDKTAFVEQERRREELQEQGQVIEDDLALISEREERIRQLEADVLDVNEIFKDLNVMIHEQGEAVDSIEANVERAYGNVEQGTGHLGKAAEYQKKSRKKMCILVVILVVVAAVVAIIIYLSVKK; encoded by the exons ATGGCTTCCAATGACTTTCCCAGCTATGGTTCCACTGTGAGGCAGTACAGAGATGATCCCGACCACACAGATTATAGTGACAGGCCAA ATGTATCCCGCTACTCGGATACCTGTGACCAAGTTAGCGGCAACATTAGCAACATCAACAGTGGAG CCAATTCCCTAGAGAGGGCCATGAAGATCATAGGAACAGATCGGGACAGTGTTCAGCTGAGAGACAGGAT CCATGATACATCTCAGAAAACAAAGAGGATTGTACAGGAGACAACCAAACTAATGAAGACACTGGCATCAATGAGACATCTAGAGAGG CAACAAAAATTCAAGATAGACAGATTGCAGTCAGATTTTGAAGAAGCTGTGCGACGGTTTACAACACTACAAAAG AATGCCGCGGAGAAAGTGAAAACTTCTGTGAAGTTATCCACACCCAAATCACAGGACCTGTTATCAGGAGGATGGGAT GATGGTGATGATAAGACCGCCTTTGTTGAGCAGGAGAGGAGAAGGGAGGAACTACAAGAACAGGGACAAGTCATTGAGGATGACTTGGCATTGATCAGTGAGAGAGAAGAAAGAATAAGACAATTAGAG gcTGATGTATTAGATGTAAATGAGATTTTCAAAGATTTAAATGTTATGATCCATGAACAAGGAGAAGCAGTAG ATTCCATCGAAGCTAATGTAGAACGGGCATACGGCAATGTTGAACAGGGGACAGGCCATTTAGGCAAGGCCGCAGAATACCAG AAAAAGTCCCggaagaaaatgtgtattttggtGGTGATCCTGGTAGTGGTAGCAGCAGTGGTAGCCATAATAATTTACCTGTCCGTGAAGAAATGA